In Pseudophryne corroboree isolate aPseCor3 chromosome 3, aPseCor3.hap2, whole genome shotgun sequence, a genomic segment contains:
- the LOC135054970 gene encoding uncharacterized protein LOC135054970, producing MSSTPSSLGLLSGYNSSGSDEDDTVENTACTAHPKLNPFADAASSSEDEAENDREKERAAETLKPLPCPLPSFRLPAPRLGTQSAMSSGSVFANPFQDQQQAQRTILERHVKLSDGNWAKAGKGVCLAYERDGRCRYGTKCKYSHGSDLPQGTAVSTQREIQEREPGDDAWEVPAESWKGGHVMPGGEEQGEEMKTEKGKRKKPGLGNTLIPPKKSLKNYEKQLSAERPWAL from the exons ATGAGCTCCACTCCATCCTCTCTGGGGCTTCTCTCAGGATACAACTCCTCAGGTTCAGATGAAGATGACACAGTTGAGAATACAGCTTG CACCGCCCACCCCAAACTGAATCCATTTGCTGACGCTGCCTCCAGCAGCGAGGACGAGGCTGAAAATGATCGTGAAAAGGAAAGGGCAGCAGAAACCTTAAAACCCCTCCCTTGTCCCCTGCCTTCCTTCCGCCTCCCAGCACCCCGCCTGGGTACACAGAGTGCTATGAGCTCTGGCAGTGTGTTTGCAAACCCCTTCCAAGACCAGCAGCAGGCACAAAGGACCATCCTGGAGCGGCACGTCAAACTGAGCGATGGCAATTGGGCAAAGGCTGGGAAAGGGGTGTGTCTGGCTTACGAGAGAGATGGGCGATGCCGCTACGGAACAAAATGCAAGTACAGTCACGGGAGTGACTTGCCTCAGGGGACCGCTGTGTCTACCCAGAGGGAAATTCAGGAGAGAGAGCCTGGCGATGACGCCTGGGAGGTGCCCGCAGAGAGCTGGAAAGGGGGCCATGTTATGCCTGGTGGGGAAGAACAAGGGGAAGAAATGAAAACTGAGAAGGGGAAGCGGAAAAAGCCAGGGCTGGGTAACACTCTAATTCCCCCAAAAAAATCATTGAAGAACTATGAAAAGCAGTTGTCAGCTGAGAGACCCTGGGCATTGTAG